From one Dermacentor silvarum isolate Dsil-2018 chromosome 3, BIME_Dsil_1.4, whole genome shotgun sequence genomic stretch:
- the LOC119446222 gene encoding uncharacterized protein LOC119446222 isoform X2: MARVVRGINIDSLDDEFKLMEILDSTEDFEERKVVRSRLQEVKAVNKAKREALVRNREQERENAIRQRQQEAAEQKQRTLAMYDKMAKTGKLDTTLYKEGVESTEDDESGKVDLVEDAIKQRQREADLRKKRIMAAYDAAAKSGPAGVVKTVDFDSFKKADVSSFEVPKPTGAATGSSTFCAAGGVPKIVKAVPVTPPTTAPGAPAWRQMSLTGEEEPELDAVERGIRQRQREAEERKRRILAAYQVAARSGAGPKTVCLEEYNNLQVPEDVTFENPYSCTTGFKGGIASVKTPQKQRAGAR; this comes from the exons ATGGCACGGGTAGTGAGAGGCATCAACATCGACAGTCTTGATGACGAGTTCAAGTTGATGGAAATC CTTGACTCAACAGAGGACTTCGAAGAGCGTAAAGTGGTCCGTTCCAGGCTTCAGGAGGTGAAGGCAGTAAACAAAG CCAAGCGTGAAGCCCTGGTTCGCAACCGTGAGCAGGAGCGTGAGAACGCCATCCGGCAGCGGCAGCAGGAAGCCGCTGAGCAAAAGCAACGCACACTCGCCATGTACGACAAGATGGCCAAGACCGGCAAGCTGGACACCACGCTGTACAAGGAAG GCGTGGAGTCTACAGAAGACGACGAGTCTGGCAAGGTGGACCTCGTGGAGGATGCCATCAAGCAGAGGCAGCGGGAGGCCGATCTGCGCAAGAAGCGCATCATGGCCGCCTACGACGCAGCGGCCAAGTCCGGCCCCGCCGGCGTAGTCAAGACCGTGGACTTCGACTCCTTCAAGAAGGCCGACG TGTCATCGTTCGAAGTTCCCAAGCCCACCGGCGCCGCCACAGGTTCGTCTACATTCTGTGCAGCAGGCGGAGTGCCAAAGATCGTCAAAG CGGTGCCGGTGACTCCGCCGACGACGGCGCCGGGCGCCCCAGCGTGGCGTCAGATGTCGCTGACGGGCGAGGAGGAGCCCGAGTTGGACGCCGTCGAGCGCGGTATCCGGCAGAGGCAGCGAGAAGCCGAGGAGCGCAAGCGACGCATCCTGGCCGCATACCAGGTGGCGGCACGCAGCGGAGCCGGACCCAAGACCGTCTGCCTCGAGGAGTACAACAACCTGCAAG TGCCCGAAGACGTGACGTTCGAGAACCCGTACAGCTGCACCACGGGATTCAAGGGTGGCATCGCTTCTGTGAAGACGCCGCAGAAGCAACGGGCGGGAGCCCGGTAA